In a genomic window of Syngnathus typhle isolate RoL2023-S1 ecotype Sweden linkage group LG4, RoL_Styp_1.0, whole genome shotgun sequence:
- the LOC133153012 gene encoding cAMP-regulated phosphoprotein 19-like encodes MSDGTEDIPASEETLVEEQEVQDKMINPEKAEEAKLKARYPNLGNKPGGSDLLRKRLQKGQKYFDSGDYNMAKAKIKNKQLPTTAAPEKTEITGDHIPTPQDLPQRKPSLVASKLAG; translated from the exons ATGTCGGACGGAACCGAAGACATTCCGGCGTCCGAGGAGACCCTGGTCGAAGAGCAG GAGGTTCAGGACAAAATGATCAATCCAGAAAAAGCAGAGGAGGCCAAACTGAAGGCCAGATACCCAAACTTGGGCAATAAACCTGGCGGTTCAGATCTGCTTCGTAAACGCCTTCAGAAGGGG CAAAAGTACTTTGACTCAGGTGACTACAACATGGCCAAAGCCAAGATAAAGAACAAGCAGCTGCCGACAACAGCGGCACCCGAGAAGACAGAGATCACGGGGGACCACATCCCCACCCCCCAGGACCTGCCCCAGAGGAAACCCTCCCTGGTTGCCAGTAAATTGGCAGGGTGA
- the atosa gene encoding atos homolog protein A isoform X3 → MPPLLKHECNDKLPQCQQARRTRSEVILLWRNSIPIMIEVMLLPDCCYGDECPPSDPISDPVIKQDALLLERWTLQPVPRQSGDRFIEEKTLLLAVRSYVFFSQLSAWLSASHGIVPRNILYRISAADEDMVWQFSQPPSEHIFPVPNVSQSVALQVRVQSLPRQPTYPTLACSIHTGLPPLYSKTHSLNPNLNSHGGLPTLRKSQEPSKDNLHHSSNIYDKSSSSMSGLLPNGMPIPNLPINNIPINSLPHTTTAPPYVKKNQEPGENHAYQNGELPQVNVAQSQDSLLFRRSSRSPTPSRSHSPSPLPGKWFYSSLNGSSEPSPLEDYGCSTNSGDRSKAPLPEPLRALKSFSLAEPARCPSPRPAANETNPLIGSLLQERQEVIARIAQRLNFCDPTAPPLPPALFATDNPPKATWGSSHDDIAASKTKEPEVPPYECVGHAWPSPFHTPSTSTSFQKRETSSPKPAACRKLRLTETRDESAEKERDREREKRGEKEPEESFIAQAVHDITRLIQERLSVPSLSPTHSRCGSPLRHTHTTTVTHTIRTYTQPAHVPDTSPDCYTNGHNHEPCRGQHAAAPHAPLCTSKPRLDPGTDCHSPRARNGARFTLEEPSLRGQLYAGPRLQTPTQEKLTVHTASSHVFPPSLENGLRSAPPPSQTCKGTTFSCNAIKNNSKPQSPTRANASAQDENQTPRQSPDLTPPPTVLRTHGPSPLGPCNGWRKQNRHSLDTTATKAFHPCTGLPLLSSPVPQRRNQSGYFDVDTSLVGCKGLPWAAGKRVCPKRDEDADDAQQLFSASAPPASLSLLGNFEECVLNYRLEPLGTVEGFTAEVGASGSFCPSHLTLPVDVSFYSVSDDNAPSPYMGVINLESLGKRGYRVPPSGTIQVTLFNPNKTVVKMFVVMYDLRAMPAGHQTFLRQRTFSVPVRRDSNHQINRKPLSLGQARTLRYLVHLRFQSSKSGKIYLHRDIRLLFSRKSMEVDSGAAYELQSFTESPIDPPFSPRC, encoded by the exons AAGCGGGGACCGTTTCATTGAGGAGAAGACTTTGCTGTTGGCCGTGCGCTCGTACGTTTTCTTCTCGCAGCTCAGCGCCTGGCTCAGTGCCTCCCATGGAATCGTGCCCAGAAACATCTTGTACAG AATCAGTGCTGCCGATGAGGACATGGTGTGGCAGTTCTCCCAGCCGCCATCCGAACACATTTTCCCCGTCCCTAACGTGTCTCAGAGTGTCGCGCTGCAAGTCCGCGTCCAGTCGCTGCCCCGCCAGCCCACCTATCCCACCTTGGCCTGCAGCATCCACACCGGCCTTCCCCCGCTCTACAGCAAGACCCACAGCCTCAACCCGAATCTCAACAGCCATGGTGGCCTGCCCACCCTCCGAAAAAGCCAGGAGCCCAGCAAAGACAACCTCCACCACAGCTCCAACATATACGACAAGAGCTCCAGCTCCATGTCGGGCCTCCTTCCCAACGGAATGCCCATCCCCAATCTTCCCATTAACAATATTCCCATTAACAGCCTTCCGCACACGACGACAGCACCACCTTACGTCAAAAAGAACCAGGAGCCTGGTGAAAACCACGCGTATCAGAACGGAGAGCTTCCCCAGGTCAACGTCGCCCAAAGTCAGGACTCCCTGCTGTTCCGCCGATCCTCGCGCTCGCCCACACCCTCGCGCTCCCATTCTCCTTCCCCGCTCCCAGGGAAGTGGTTTTACTCATCCCTCAACGGTTCGTCGGAGCCGTCGCCGTTGGAAGATTACGGGTGCAGCACCAACAGCGGCGACAGGTCAAAAGCTCCTCTGCCCGAGCCGCTCCGAGCCTTGAAGAGTTTCTCTTTGGCCGAGCCCGCCCGCTGTCCCTCACCGCGGCCGGCGGCGAACGAAACCAATCCCCTCATTGGCTCTCTGTTACAGGAGAGACAGGAAGTTATAGCCCGCATCGCACAGCGGCTCAACTTCTGCGACCCCACGGCACCGCCGCTTCCCCCGGCCCTTTTTGCCACAGACAACCCCCCCAAAGCCACGTGGGGCAGTAGCCATGACGACATAGCCGCCAGTAAGACCAAAGAGCCAGAGGTACCACCCTACGAGTGTGTGGGACATGCTTGGCCTTCCCCTTTCCACACACCCTCCACCAGCACATCTTTCCAGAAGCGGGAGACGTCCTCCCCGAAACCTGCGGCCTGCAGGAAGCTGAGGCTGACCGAGACGAGAGATGAGAGCGCTGAGAAGGAGCGAGACCGGGAGAGAGAGAAACGCGGCGAGAAAGAGCCAGAGGAGTCCTTCATCGCTCAGGCAGTGCACGACATTACTCGACTCATCCAGGAAAGACTGTCCGTCCCCTCGCTGTCGCCTACCCACAGCAGGTGTGGCAGCCCTCTGCGCCATACGCACACAACAACGGTCACGCACACCATCCGCACTTACACGCAGCCCGCACACGTCCCAGACACCTCGCCTGATTGCTACACCAATGGCCACAACCACGAACCTTGCAGGGGCCAACACGCTGCCGCCCCACACGCGCCTCTTTGCACAAGCAAACCCCGGCTCGACCCGGGGACCGATTGCCATTCTCCTCGGGCCCGAAATGGCGCCCGTTTTACACTTGAAGAACCTTCACTCAGAGGCCAGCTGTACGCTGGTCCGCGTTTACAAACTCCCACCCAGGAAAAGCTCACTGTCCACACAGCCAGCAGTCACGTTTTCCCTCCCTCGCTCGAGAACGGGCTTAGAAGTGCCCCGCCCCCCAGTCAGACCTGCAAAGGAACCACCTTCAGCTGTAACGCaatcaaaaacaacagcaagccTCAGTCGCCCACACGGGCGAACGCGTCGGCCCAGGATGAGAACCAAACTCCTAGACAGTCTCCAGACCTGACTCCCCCTCCTACTGTCCTG CGAACTCACGGACCTTCTCCCCTGGGGCCCTGCAACGGCTGGAGGAAGCAGAATCGCCACTCGTTGGATACCACGGCGACCAAAGCCTTCCACCCATGCACGGGCCTACCCTTGCTCTCCAGCCCT GTTCCTCAGAGGAGAAACCAATCTGGCTACTTTGACGTGGACACCTCTCTGGTTGGCTGTAAGGGTTTACCCTGGGCCGCTGGGAAAAG GGTGTGCCCTAAGAGAGACGAGGACGCAGATGACGCTCAGCAGCTGTTCAGTGCAAGTGCTCCACCTGCCAGTCTCAGTCTACTCGGAAACTTTGAG GAGTGTGTGTTAAACTACCGCCTGGAGCCTTTAGGGACTGTGGAAGGTTTCACGGCCGAAGTAGGTGCCAGCGGGTCTTTCTGCCCCAGTCACCTGACCTTACCCGTGGACGTGTCATTCTACAGCGTCTCCGATGACAACGCCCCCTCACCTTATATG GGTGTGATCAACCTGGAGTCGCTGGGGAAAAGGGGCTACCGAGTACCTCCATCAGGAACCATTCAAGTG ACCTTATTCAACCCGAACAAGACGGTGGTGAAGATGTTTGTGGTGATGTACGACCTACGAGCCATGCCAGCGGGACACCAGACCTTTCTACGCCAGAGGACGTTCTCCGTCCCCGTCAGGCGGGACTCCAACCATCAGATCAACAGGAAGCCTCTCAGTTTGGGCCAGGCACGCACTCTGCGCTACCTCGTTCATCTGAG GTTCCAGAGCTCCAAGTCTGGGAAGATCTACCTCCACAGGGACATCCGTCTGCTGTTTTCCAGGAAGTCCATGGAGGTGGACAGCGGTGCTGCCTACGAGCTGCAGTCGTTCACCGAATCCCCCATCGACCCGCCGTTCTCGCCCCGCTGCTGA